GGCCAGGGCGGCAACCTCGAGGAGACCGTCACCCGGAACAACCTGGAGGCGGCCGAGGAGATCGTGCGCCAGCTGCGGCTGCGCGACCTCGGCGGCATCATCGTCATCGACTTCATCGACATGGTGCTGGAGTCCAACCGCGACCTGGTGCTGCGCCGGCTGCTGGAGTGCCTGGGCCGCGACCGCACGAAGCACCAGGTGGCCGAGGTGACCTCGCTGGGCCTGGTGCAGATGACCCGCAAGCGGGTCGGGCAGGGGCTGCTGGAGTCCTTCTCCGAGACCTGCGTCCACTGCAACGGCCGCGGCGTCATCGTCCACATGGAGCAGCCGGCCTCCGTCGGCGGCGGCGGAGGCGGTGGCGGCAAGCGCAAGAAGCGCGGCCGTGGCGGTGACGGGTCCGAGCACGTGCACGAGACCGCCGCGGTGGCCGTCGAGAGCGGCGAGGACGTCGAGCCGGAGGTGGAGACCGCGGTCGAGGTCGCGGCCGACCTCGCCGAGCCCGTCGCGCTGCCCGCGCCCGACTTCGCGCCGGACGAGGAGCTGTACAGCAGCGTCGCCGAGGCGGAGGCGGCGGCCACCCGCGGCCGTACCCGCCGCCGCGCGGGCCGCCGGGCTTCCGCACCGGCCGGCGCGCCGAGGACGGAGACCGCGAAGCAGGAGGACCGCAGGACCGAGGACCGCAGGACCGGGTCCGCGCGGGCCGGGGAGCCGGAGGCCGGCCGGGCCGCCGAGGCGCCGACCGCGCAGGACGTCACGGCCGCCGAGGAGACCGCGCGTCCCGTGCTGCCGGAGACGGCCGCCGAGGCGCAGGCCGGACCCGTCGCCGCCGAGGACCCGGTGGTCGCGGCCGACCCGGAGGCCGCCGGGGCCGGGGCTCCCGCCGAGGAGGCGGCGCCCAAGGGCCGTACCCGCCGTCGGGCCACCCGGAAGGTGTCGGCACCGGCCGGTTCCCCCGCAGGTGCCGAGGCGGCCGTGGTGACGGTCGCCGAGACCGCGCCCGAGGCCCCGGCCGAGCGGCCGGAGCCCGCCGCGGTGGCCGCCCCGGCCGAGGAGGCGCCCGCCGGGAGCGCCGCCCCGGCCCGCCCGCGCCGCCGTGCCGTGCGCAAGGCGACCGCGCCGACCGCGCCCGTGGAGGCGGCCGTCGTGGTCCTCCCGTCGGTCGCTCAGGACGTCCCCGCCGCGCAGGCGCCGCGGGCAGCCGGGGAGGCCGCCGGGGACACCGCCGGGGAGGCCGCGCCGGACGCCCCGGAGGGAGCGGTGGAGGAGGCCGCGCCGGCCAAGAAGACCGCCCGCAAGGCGGCCAAGAAGGCCACGGCGAAGAAGGCCGCCACCAAGACGGCCGCCAAGAAGACCGCGGCCAAGAAGACCGCCGTCAAGAAGACGACGGCCAAGAAGGCGGCCAAGACCGCCAAGACGGCCACCGCCAAGGCGACGGCGAAGAAGACCAGCACGGTCTCCTCCGGCGACGAGGGCTGACGGAGCCCGGGCGGGGTGGGTCCGGTCCCTGTGACCGGACCCACCCGGCGGGGACCCGGCCCGGTTTGACCCCCTCGGCCACGGCCCCGTAACCTTGACCGTCGGCGTGTCCGCTGACCCGCCACATCCCCGTAAACCTCTTCCTCCCGGGCCAGGATCGGCCGGGAGAGGTCGTCCGTGCTGTTCTGGGCGGCTGGCCTGCGGGGGTGCCGTTTCTTCGAGCGAAAGTAGAGATCCGCGTGTACGCCATCGTGCGCAGCGGTGGCCGCCAGCACAAGGTTGCTGTCGGTGACATCGTTGAGGTTGACAAGATTTCCACCGCCAAGGTCGGCGACACGGTCGAGCTCTCGACCCTGCTCGTCGTCGACGGCGACTCCGTGACCAGCGACCCGTGGGTGCTGGCCGGCATCAAGGTCCAGGCCGAGGTTGTGGACCACCACAAGGGCCAGAAGATCGACATTCTGCGCTACAAGAACAAGACCGGCTACCGCCGTCGTCAGGGCCACCGCCAGCAGTACACGGCGATCAAGGTCACGTCGATCCCCGCGGCCGCGAAGTAAGGGACTGAGGAGAAATGGCACACAAGAAGGGCGCATCGTCCACCCGGAACGGTCGCGACTCCAACGCCCAGCGACTCGGCGTGAAGCGCTTCGGCGGTCAGGTCGTGAACGCCGGTGAGATCCTGGTCCGCCAGCGCGGCACCCACTTCCACCCCGGCGCCGGCGTCGGCCGTGGCGGCGACGACACGCTGTTCGCGCTGCAGGCCGGTGCGGTGGAGTTCGGCACCAGCCGTGGCCGCAAGGTCGTGAACATCGTTCCGGTCGCCTGAATCGCCTGGTTCGGCACCGAACGCTTCGCGAGGCGGACCTCACTTCCCGTTCGGGAAGGCGGGTCCGCCTTTCGCGTGTTGAAGCAGTAGACATTCCCGTTCTTCCCTGGAGGCACCGAACCATGACCACCTTCGTGGACCGCGTCGAGCTGCATGTCGCCGCGGGTAACGGAGGCCACGGCTGTGCCTCCGTCCACCGTGAGAAGTTCAAGCCGCTCGGCGGCCCGGACGGCGGCAACGGCGGCCGTGGCGGCGATGTGATCCTGACCGTCGACCAGTCGGTCACCACGCTCCTCGACTACCACCACTCCCCGCACCGCAAGGCCACCAACGGCAAGCCCGGCGAGGGCGGCAACCGCTCGGGCAAGGACGGCCAGGACCTGGTCCTGCCCGTGCCGGACGGCACCGTCGTCCTGGACCGGGCCGGCAACGTGCTCGCCGACCTGGTCGGCCACGGCACGTCGTACGTCGCCGCGCAGGGCGGCCGGGGCGGCCTCGGCAACGCGGCGCTGGCCAGCGCCCGCCGCAAGGCGCCCGGTTTCGCGCTGCTCGGCGAGCCGGGGGAGCTGCAGGACATCGTCCTGGAGCTGAAGACCGTCGCCGACGTGGCCCTGGTGGGCTACCCGAGCGCCGGCAAGTCCTCGCTGATCTCCGTGCTCAGCGCGGCCAAGCCGAAGATCGCCGACTACCCGTTCACCACCCTCGTGCCGAACCTGGGCGTGGTGACGGCCGGTTCGACCGTCTACACCGTCGCCGACGTGCCCGGTCTGATCCCGGGCGCCAGCCAGGGCAGGGGGCTGGGCCTGGAGTTCCTGCGCCACGTGGAGCGGTGCAGCGTGCTGGTGCACGTGCTGGACACCGCGACCCTGGAGTCCGACCGCGACCCGGTCTCCGACCTCGACGTCATCGAGGAGGAGCTGCGGCAGTACGGCGGTCTCGGCCACCGTCCCCGCATCGTCGTCCTGAACAAGGTCGACGTGCCCGACGGCAAGGACCTCGCCGAGATGGTCCGCCCCGACCTGGAGGCGCGCGGCTACCGCGTCTTCGAGGTCTCCGCGGTGGCCCACATCGGCCTGAAGGAGCTGTCGTACGCGCTCGGTGACCTGGTCGGCCAGGCGCGTGCCGCCAGGCCGAAGGAGGAGGCGACGCGGATCGTCATCCGGCCGAAGGCCGTGGACGACGCGGGCTTCACGGTCACCCGCGAGGACAGCGGCGGCGAGCCGCTGTTCCGGGTGCGCGGCGAGAAGCCGGAGCGCTGGGTGCGGCAGACCGACTTCAGCAACGACGAGGCCGTCGGCTACCTCGCCGACCGGCTCAACCGCCTCGGTGTCGAGGAGGAGCTGATGAAGGCGGGCGCCCGCTCCGGTGACGGCGTCGCCATCGGCCCCGAGGAGAACGCGGTCGTCTTCGACTGGGAGCCCTCGGTCATGGCCGGCGCGGAGATGCTGGGCCGGCGCGGTGAGGACCACCGCTTCGACGCGGAGAGGCCCGCGGCGCAACGGCGCCGGGACCGCCAGGCCGAGCGGGACGAGGCGCTGCGCGAGTACGACGACTTCGACCCGTTCGAGTAGGGGCGCCCGACTGACCCGGGGCCGGGGGCCACGGCCCCCGGCCCCGTTCCCGTCTGCCTCCCGGACGGCCCGCCCCCCGGCGGACGGCCCGCCCCCCGGCGGACGGCCCGCCCCCCGGCGGACGGCCCGCCCCCCGGCGGACGGCCCGCCCCCCGGCGGGCGGACCGCGCCCTTCGCCTGCTTGGCCGGTTCGACGTGGGTCGGACCCCGCCGAACGCCCTTAACCTGTCTGTCTCCTGACATTCCGCAAGACCCGCCACGGCAAGATCACGTTCGTCATGTGGTTCCTGCGCCGTGGCGGGTCTTCTGTTGTCTGCCTGTTTGTCATGCACGCGAAGCACCCGGTTCAGCGGTTGGACCGTCCGGCCGTGGGAGCTTCCACAGGTCCGCACGACACGTCCTGAAGGCCCCTTCGGCGAGGGAGTTAGCCAATGACCGGAGCAGCATCGCCCGACCGGCGCCGTTTCCTGACCGCCGGCGCCGCCGTCATCGGTGCCGCGGCCTCCACCCAGCTCTGGCTGCCGGGCACCGCGCGCGCCGCCGAAACCCCGCTGCCCGACGGGGTGTTCACCCTCGGCGTCACCTCCGGCGACCCGCTGCCCGACGGCATCGTGCTGTGGACCCGGCTCGCCCCCGACCCGCTCAACGGCGGCGGCATGCCCGACGCGGTCGTCCCCGTCGAGTGGGAGATCGCCGAGGACGAGCGGTTCCGCAGAACCACCCGCCGGGGCACCGCCCAGGCCCGCCCCGAGTTCGGGCACAGCGTGCACGTGGACGTGCGCGGGCTGCGCCCGGACCGCCGGTACTGGTACCGCTTCCGCGCCGGTGGCCAGCTCTCGCCCACCGGCCGCACCCGCACCGCGCCCCACCCGCACCGCCGGGGCGGCTCGCTGCGCGTCGCGCTCGCCTCCTGCCAGAACTGGCAGCACGGCTACTTCACGCCGTACGCCGACATGCGCGCCCAGGACCCCGACGTCGTCCTCTTCGTCGGCGACTACATCTACGAGTCCTCGCCCTCCTCGACGGCAGTGCGGCGGCACGAGGGCAAGGGCGAGCCGTACACCCTCGTCGAGTACCGCAACCGCTACGCCCAGTACCACGGCGACCCCGACCTCGTCGCGATGCGCGCGAACGCCCCCTGGGTGGTCACCTTCGACGACCACGAGGTCGACAACGACTACGCCGGCGAAGTCCCGCAGGACCCCGGCAAGCAGACCCACGACGCGTTCGTGGCCCGGCTGGCCGCCGCCTACCAGGCGTACTACGAGCACATGCCGGTCCGTGCCGCGGCCGTCCCGGACGGCCCGCACATCCAGATGTACCGCCGCCTGGAGTTCGGCCGCCTGGCCCGGCTGAACGTGCTGGACACCCGCCAGTTCCGCAGCGACCAGGCCACCGGTCAGGCCGGCGCCCAGGACCCGTCGGCGACGATGCTCGGCGCCGGCCAGAAGCAGTGGCTGCTCGACGGCCTGCACGGCTCCCCGGCCCGCTGGAACCTCATCGCCTCGCAGATCATGATGGCCGAGACCGACCTGCAGCTCGGCGAGGGCAAGCTCTGGTACTACGACGCCTGGGACGGCTACCAGGCCGAGCGCAACGCCCTGCTGGAGGAGTTCGCCGGCATCCGCAACCCGGTCGTGCTCAGCGGCGACCGGCACCTGACGATGATCAGCGACCTCAAGGAGGACTTCGCCGACCCGGATTCCGGCGTCGTCGGCGCCGAGTTCGTCGGCACCTCCATCTCCAGCAGCGGCGACCAGGACCAGGCCGCCTTCCACGCCCAGTGGGACCCGCTGAAGGCGGACAACCCGCACTGGAAGGTCATCGACGCCCACCGCGGCTACCACCTCCTCGACATCCGCCGCGACGGCATCGACGCCGAGGTGCGCGTCGTGGACACCGTCGTCCGGCCGCAGGCGACGGCGAGCACGCTGGCCCGGCTCCGGGTGGAGTCGGACGACCCGGGCGTCCGGGTCGTCTGAGCGGGACGGCGCCCGCGGGCGCGGTGCGAACGGGGCCCGGGGACTCATCCGCGTCCCAGGCCCCTCTCAGCTCCGCCTCAGGTGGGGCTCCTACCGTCCGTTGACCATGGAGACGGACCGCACGACAGACACCCCCGCACCGCTGCCCGCAGGCACCCGCCTGCTGCACATCGGCCCGCACAAGACCGGCACCACCGCCGTCCAGGGCGCCCTCTTCGCCGCCAGGGAGCGCCTGCCCGAGTACGGCGTGGAGTTCCCCGCGGGCAGCCGGCACCCGATGGAGGCCGTGCTCGCCGCCTGCGCCCGGCCCGCGATGATGGGCGACACCGAGCCCACCGACCGGCACTGGACCCGGCTGCTGGAGCGGGTGCGGACCACCGGCGGCCGGACCTCGGTGGTCAGCAGCGAGTTCTTCGCCGACGCCCCCGACGACGGGACGGTCGCCCGGATCGTCGACCAGCTCGGCGGCGACCGCGTCCACGTGCTGGTCACGCTGCGCCCGCTGGTGAGGATCCTGCCCTCGCAGTGGCAGCAGTACGTGCAGAACGGGCTGCGCATGGGCTACGAGGACTGGCTGGAGCACATGCTCCGCAAACCGCCCCACGACAGGCCCACCCCCAGTTTCTGGCAGCGGCACCGGCACGACCGGCTGATCGAGCGCTGGGCCCGGGCCACCGGGCCGCGGCGGACCACCGTCGTGGTGGTGGACGACCGCGACCGCGGCGGGCTGCTGCGGGCCTTCGAAGCGCTGCTCGGCCTGCCCGGGAATCTCCTCCGGCCGGTTCCGGACACCGCGAATCGGTCCCTCACCCTCGCCGAGACCGAAATGCTGCGGAATCTTAATGTGGAATTCCGCGGCAATGGACTGCCCGGCGAACTGTATTCCCGGCTCGTCCGCAACGGTGCCGTGCCGCACATGAAGAACGCGTGCGGTTCCGCGGCCGGGGACGTGAAGATCCCCACGCCCGGCTGGGCGGTGGAGGCGGCGGCCGCGATCGGTGCCGCGGCGGCGGAGCGCATCGCGGCGGCGGGCGTGCGCGTCATCGGCGACCCGGGTCTGCTGTCCGCCGCACCCGCGCAGCCGGAGCACGTCCCGTCCGAGCCCCGGATCGCCCCGGAAGTGGCCGCTCGGGCGCTGTACGGCGCGCTCGCCGCGGCCGCTTCCGCGCGGCCCGCCCACGGCCCCGCGCGCAGCGTGCACCAGACGCCGTCCGGGGAGCTGGTCCGGGTGCTCGGCCACCGCTGTCTGAAGCGGCTGCGGCGGCGCTGAACGGCCCCGCGCGAAACCCCGCGGCGTCCCTGTGGACTTACTCACAGCAATTCCAGGGCGGTTCACCGGGGCCGCGCCCAATCACCAGGGGCCCAGGTGAATGACGGGTGGCGCGCACATATGCGTGGGGCGTCACTCACCTTGCACTGCGGTTACCCGAAGTGGGACCATTTCACGGTTCCCTGTCGCCCCAAGGTAGGTCACCTGTGTCCCAGCGCATAGCCAAGCCCCGTACCACCGCAGTGATCCTGGCCGGTGGCACCGGCCAGCGGGTGGGTCTGTCGATCCCCAAGCAGCTGCTGAAGATCGCCGGGAAGGCAGTCATCGAGCACACCCTGACCACCTTCGAGAAGGCGGACTCGATCGACGACGTCATCGTCCTGATGGCGCCGGGCTACGTGCCGGACGTCGAGAAGATCGTCGCCAAGGCCGGGTTCCGGAAGGTCAGGAAGGTCATCGAGGGCGGCTCGACGCGGAACGAGACCACCGAGCGCGCCATCGCCGCCCTCGGCGAGGGCCTGGCCGAGGGCGAGGACCTGAACGTCCTCTTCCACGACGCCGTGCGCCCCCTGCTGTCGCAGCGCGTCATCGACGACTGCGTGGCCGCCCTGCAGCGCTACCAGGCCGTGGACGTCGCCATCCCGTCCGCGGACACCATCATCGTCACGCGCACGCACGGCGGGGACGGCGAGTTCATCACCGAGATCCCGGACCGCTCCCGGCTGCGCCGCGGCCAGACCCCGCAGGCCTTCAGGCTGTCCACGATCCGCCGCGCCTACGAGGTCGCCGCCGGCGACCCCAACTTCCAGGCCACGGACGACTGCTCGGTGGTCCTCAAGTACCTGCCGGACGTGCCGATCAACGTCGTCGCGGGCGACGAGTACAACATGAAGGTGACGCAGCCGGTCGACGTCTTCATCGCCGACAAGCTCTTCCAGCTCGCCTCCACCGCCGCGCCCGAGCAGAACGGCGAGGAGGCCTACCGCGAACTGCTGACCGGCAAGACCGCCGTCATCTTCGGCGGCTCCTACGGCATCGGCAAGGACATCGCCGAACTCGCCGGGTCCTACGGCGCGACCGTCTACGCCCTGGGCCGCTCCACCACCGGCACCCACGTGGAGAACCCGGAGGAGGTCGACGACGCGCTGTCCAGGGCGTACGCGGAGACCGGCCGGATCGACTACGTCGTCAACACCGCGGGCGTGCTGCGCATCGGCCGGCTCGCCGAGACCGACAACGCCACCATCGAGGAGGCGCTGAAGGTCAACTACCTCGCCCCGGTGCAGATCGCGCGCTCCTCCTACAAGTACCTGGCCGAGACCAAGGGCCAGTTGCTGCTGTACACCTCCAGCAGCTACACCCGCGGCCGGGCCGAGTACAGCCTCTACTCCTCCACCAAGGCCGCCATGGTGAACCTCACCCAGGCGCTGTCCGACGAGTGGGCCGCCGAGGGCATCCGCGTCAACTGCATCAACCCCGAGCGCACCGCGACCCCGATGCGCACCAAGGCCTTCGGCCAGGAGCCCGCCGGCTCGCTGCTGTCCTCCGAGGCCGTCGCGCGCACCTCGCTGGACGTGCTGCTGTCGGAGCTGACCGGTCACGTCATCGACGTCCGCCAGCAGGACCCGACCGCGGGCGCCGCCAGGGCCTCCGGATTCGAGCAGGCGCTGGCCTCGGTTCTGGACCGTCAGGACGGCGTGTAATAATCGAGATAATTAAGCTTTTGAAATTCAGGCCTCTGCGGATGCCCGTTCACCGGGTGTTCGCAGAGGCCTGAATCAGTACACCTCGCGAATCACCGGCGTTTCCCGGCATTACCGAACAAACCGGTACTCCCCCTCCCAGAGCAGGTTCCTCCGTGATATCCACCGCTATTCGCGTCGCCCGGGTGGGCAGCGCGGCCGAGCTGGCCGCGGCGGCCCTCGTGATGCTGGGCTTCCCCTGCCTCATGCTGGCCGCGCTCATCCCGAGCGTCTACGCCTTCGCGGCCGTGGCCGCCGTGACGTACCTGGCGGACCACTATCTGCACCGCAAGGGCAGCTACCTGATCAACCGCCTCAGCAAGGTCCGGGCCGGTCTGTCGATCCGCTTCCTGATCCGGCAGCTCCTGCTGGTCCTCCTGCTGGCCCGGCTGTCCCTGTCGGACGACCTGATCTTCTACGGGGCGATCGCCTGCTTCATCGCCTTCTACGGACTCCAGGCCCCGCACGGCGCGCTGGTCACCCTCATCCGCAACCGCCGCCGGATGCCGGTCGCCACCCGCAACGTCGACCTGAAGTCCCGCATCCGCATCCCGGACGCCCCGCCGCGCCGCCTGCTGCACCGTTCCGCGGAGAAGATGCTCCACCTCGACCTCTTCGCGGTCGCCGGCCTCCTGCTGTCCGCCGTCCTGGACTCCTCCGCCGCCGGGTTCACCGGCATCGGCCTGACCGTGGGCCTCGGCTGCCTGTACGTGGCGACGCTGGTGCCGTACGTGCGCGGCCGTAGGGTCCCGCCGCGGGCCGAGGTCGTCCTCGCCGCCGTCGACGACTGGCTGGCCGCCCACAAGCCGGAGACGGTCCTGTACTTCTCCGGTTCCAGGGACTCCGCGTACCAGGTCAACATGTGGCTGGAGACGATGGAGCGGCTGCGGACCCGGCCGCTGATCATCCTGCGCGAGCGCGCCATCCTCAACAACCTGGCGCCCACCACGGTCCCCGTCATCTGCGTGCCCGGAGGGGTGCACCTGATGAACATGGACCTGTCGACCGTGCGCGTCGCCCTGTACGCGGCCAACGTCGGCAAGAACATCCACCTGCTGCGCGTGCCCACCATGAAGCACGTCTTCATCGGCCACGGCGACAGCGACAAGCTCGCCAGCGTCAACCCGTACAGCAAGGTGTACGACGAGGTGTGGACCGCTGGCCGCGCGGGCCGCGACCGCTACGCCATCGCCGACGTCGGCGTCCGCGACGAGGACATCGTCGAGGTCGGCCGCCCGCAGCTCGCGCCCATCCGGACCTGGCAGGGCGGGTCCGGCGACGCCGCCGACGGGCGCTGCCCCACCGTCCTCTACGCGCCCACCTGGGAGGGCTGGGACGACAACCCGGGCAACACCTCGATCCTGCTCGCCGGCGAGAACATCGTGAAGCGGCTGGTCACGGCCGACCCGCCGGTCCGCGTCCTGTACAAGCCGCACCCCTTCACCGGCACCCGCAGCGCCGCCGCCAAGGCCGCCCACCAGCGGATCACCGCCCTGGTCGAGAAGGCCGCCGCCGAGCGCGCCGCCGACCCGCGCTTCACCGCCGACAGCGACGCCCAGCAGCGGGCCCGGGCGGAACTGGCCCGCGTCGAGGCCCGCCTCGCCGAGCTGGCCGGCGCGGGCGGCGAGAGGGGCGACGAGGCCGAGGCCACCCGGGAGGGCCTGGTCGACGCCCGCCGGCACGAGGAGATCGCCCGGCTGCGTGCCGAGTGGAACGACGCCTACTGGCGTTCCTTCCCGGACCACGAGCACCGCGTCATCACCGGTGCCGAGCCGCGGCTGTACGACTGCTTCAACGTCTCCGACGCGATGGTCTCCGACATCTCCTCGGTGGTCTCCGACTTCATCGCGAGCGGCAAGCCGTACGCGGTCACGGACTCCGCCGAACTCGGCGCGGAGGAGTTCAAGCGGCAGAACACCGCGGTGCGCGCCGCGGTGATCCTGACCAACAGCGCCGCCGAACTGGGCGACCTGCTGGACGCGGTGCGCGACCCGTCCGCCGACCCGCTGGCCGCGGACCGCAGGGAACTGAAGCGGTACCTGCTGGGCCCGGACGAGCCGGCGTCCATCGAGCAGTTCAACACCGCCGTGGCCGACCTGGCCCTCAAGGCCGAGACCCGCAACGTCGGCCAGGAGTCCCGCAGCGGGGCGGCCAACGCCGACCCGGCCGAGGCGGCCGAGCTGACCACCGCGCTGCCCGGCCAGCGCGCGGCGTCGGCCGGCGACACCGACGGCGTGACGGCCGGCTGACCGGCCCGGCCGGACGGAGGAGGGGCCCGGCCCCGGGAGCGGTCCCGGGGCCGGGCCCCTCTCCGCATCCCCGGCACGGCCGGGCCCGGGGTCCCCACTCCCGCTTCTTACCCCCGTTTCCCCCGGTCCCGAGCGTCTCTTACCGCCCGCGCGTACCGTCCCTTGTCATCCGGCACCGGTACACTGGCCCGTCGTGTGAGATGTGTCACGTGTCGGGCCGTGTCGGACAACCGACCGGCGCGGCTACCCGTCTCCTTCCATGCAACGAGGCCATACGGGGAGAAATGCTCCAGGACGAGGGGGAAACGTGACGCAGCCTGATGTGAGCGTGATCATCGGGGCGTACGAGGCGATGCCGTACCTGGTCGAGTGCCTGGCATCCGTGGAGGCGCAGACCATCGACCCGGGCCGCATCGAGGTCATCGCCGTCGACGACGGCTCCACGGACGGCACGGGGGAGTACCTGGAGCGGTTCGCGGCCCGCGCCCCCATGCCCGTCACCGTGGTCCGCCAGGAGAACTCCGGCGGCCCCAGCGGCCCGCGCAACGTCGGCCTCGGCAAGGCCGCCGGACGCTACGTGTTCTTCCTCGACGCCGACGACCGGCTCGGCCCCGAGGCCCTGGAGCGCATGGTCGCCCTGGCCGACAGGAACGGCACCGACGTCGTCCTCGGCCGCGTCGAGGGCGTCAACCGGACCGCGCCGAAGTCCATGTGGGGCAAGACCCTGGACCGGACCGACGTCTTCTCCTCCAACATCAAGTTCACGCTCAGCGCGCAGAAGCTCTTCCGCCGCGACCTGCTGACCCGGCACGGCATGCGGTTCGACGAGTCCCTGTGGACCGGCGAGGACGCGTTGTTCACCATGGAGGCGTACCTGAGGGCGGACGGCGTCTCCGTGCTCGCCGACTACACCTGCTACTACCTGGTGGGCCGCGAGGACGGCAAGCACGTGACGAAGAGCGGCGGTTACGCCCTGCGCTTCGACTCCGCGCGCGCCCTGATGAAGCTGATCGCCGATCTGGTCCCGCCCGGTGACCGGCGCGACTCGCTGATGGTCCGGCCCTTCCTCATCACCCTGCTGCCGCAGTTCGGGCCCCGGTTCCTCAAGGACGACGAGGAGGTGCGCCGGCACAAGCTGGAGCTGGCCAAGCCGCTCATGGAGGCCCACTGGACGCCCGGGGTGGCCCGCCGCCTGAAGGTCGGGGAGCGGCTTCGGCTGCACCTGGTGGCCCAGCAGCGGCCCGACCTGCTCCTGGACGTCGTGGAGTTCGTCAAGGCGAAGAGACAGGCCGCCGCCGTCCTGGAGAAGCGCGGCACCCGGATCTACCTCGTCTACCCGCACTTCCGGTCCAGGGCGGCCGGCGTCCCCGACCACGTCTACCTCGCCGAACCCCGCGAGGCCCGCGCCTTCGAGGGCTACCGCGAGGCGGCCGCCCAGTCCTTCCCGCGCCGGGTCCTGCGCAGGATCCGGCGGATGCTGCCGAGCGCGGGCGCCCGCCCGACGGCGGCCTGACGGCGGGAGGGAGGGGCCGTGCGGGGCTACTGCCTGCCCGACTGCAGCGCCCGCCGCAGCGGCCCGCCCACGACCCGCCGGGCACGCCGGTAGACGGAGGCGGCGGGGGCGGGCACGGTGCCCCTGCTCCCCTTGACCCGTGCCAGCTCCCGCGTCAGCTGCGCGTTGGCCCGGGTCAGTTCGCCGACCCGGGCGTGCAGCCAGCCGAACCGGCTGCTGAGCGAGGCGAGGTCCGTGTCGATCCACGGACGCACCGCGGGCGGGAACGACAGCGAGCGCATCCTCCTGTCGAAGGCCGCGCCGCCGTCGCCGTGCGTGAAGGTGTTCCGCAGCCCGTTCTTGTCCAGGAACCGGACGAACCGCTCGAAGCGTTCACGGTGGTTGCCGGTCAGCCCGCCGAGGTCGGCCTGTTCGTACAGACGCGCCGGGTCCGCCGCCCCCGGGTTCCCGGCGACCTTGTCCAGCCGCTGGTGCGGTATCTCGAAGTACCGGCACAGCTCCAGCGTGCGCGAGTCGCCGCACAGCACGGTCGCGGGCGTGCCCGCGAGCAGCGCCGCGATGTTGCCGTGGATGCGCGAGCCGAAGGAGAAGTCGAAGGCGCGC
This is a stretch of genomic DNA from Streptomyces sp. TG1A-8. It encodes these proteins:
- the obgE gene encoding GTPase ObgE gives rise to the protein MTTFVDRVELHVAAGNGGHGCASVHREKFKPLGGPDGGNGGRGGDVILTVDQSVTTLLDYHHSPHRKATNGKPGEGGNRSGKDGQDLVLPVPDGTVVLDRAGNVLADLVGHGTSYVAAQGGRGGLGNAALASARRKAPGFALLGEPGELQDIVLELKTVADVALVGYPSAGKSSLISVLSAAKPKIADYPFTTLVPNLGVVTAGSTVYTVADVPGLIPGASQGRGLGLEFLRHVERCSVLVHVLDTATLESDRDPVSDLDVIEEELRQYGGLGHRPRIVVLNKVDVPDGKDLAEMVRPDLEARGYRVFEVSAVAHIGLKELSYALGDLVGQARAARPKEEATRIVIRPKAVDDAGFTVTREDSGGEPLFRVRGEKPERWVRQTDFSNDEAVGYLADRLNRLGVEEELMKAGARSGDGVAIGPEENAVVFDWEPSVMAGAEMLGRRGEDHRFDAERPAAQRRRDRQAERDEALREYDDFDPFE
- the rplU gene encoding 50S ribosomal protein L21; protein product: MYAIVRSGGRQHKVAVGDIVEVDKISTAKVGDTVELSTLLVVDGDSVTSDPWVLAGIKVQAEVVDHHKGQKIDILRYKNKTGYRRRQGHRQQYTAIKVTSIPAAAK
- a CDS encoding alkaline phosphatase, whose product is MTGAASPDRRRFLTAGAAVIGAAASTQLWLPGTARAAETPLPDGVFTLGVTSGDPLPDGIVLWTRLAPDPLNGGGMPDAVVPVEWEIAEDERFRRTTRRGTAQARPEFGHSVHVDVRGLRPDRRYWYRFRAGGQLSPTGRTRTAPHPHRRGGSLRVALASCQNWQHGYFTPYADMRAQDPDVVLFVGDYIYESSPSSTAVRRHEGKGEPYTLVEYRNRYAQYHGDPDLVAMRANAPWVVTFDDHEVDNDYAGEVPQDPGKQTHDAFVARLAAAYQAYYEHMPVRAAAVPDGPHIQMYRRLEFGRLARLNVLDTRQFRSDQATGQAGAQDPSATMLGAGQKQWLLDGLHGSPARWNLIASQIMMAETDLQLGEGKLWYYDAWDGYQAERNALLEEFAGIRNPVVLSGDRHLTMISDLKEDFADPDSGVVGAEFVGTSISSSGDQDQAAFHAQWDPLKADNPHWKVIDAHRGYHLLDIRRDGIDAEVRVVDTVVRPQATASTLARLRVESDDPGVRVV
- a CDS encoding glycosyltransferase family 2 protein, coding for MTQPDVSVIIGAYEAMPYLVECLASVEAQTIDPGRIEVIAVDDGSTDGTGEYLERFAARAPMPVTVVRQENSGGPSGPRNVGLGKAAGRYVFFLDADDRLGPEALERMVALADRNGTDVVLGRVEGVNRTAPKSMWGKTLDRTDVFSSNIKFTLSAQKLFRRDLLTRHGMRFDESLWTGEDALFTMEAYLRADGVSVLADYTCYYLVGREDGKHVTKSGGYALRFDSARALMKLIADLVPPGDRRDSLMVRPFLITLLPQFGPRFLKDDEEVRRHKLELAKPLMEAHWTPGVARRLKVGERLRLHLVAQQRPDLLLDVVEFVKAKRQAAAVLEKRGTRIYLVYPHFRSRAAGVPDHVYLAEPREARAFEGYREAAAQSFPRRVLRRIRRMLPSAGARPTAA
- a CDS encoding bifunctional cytidylyltransferase/SDR family oxidoreductase — its product is MSQRIAKPRTTAVILAGGTGQRVGLSIPKQLLKIAGKAVIEHTLTTFEKADSIDDVIVLMAPGYVPDVEKIVAKAGFRKVRKVIEGGSTRNETTERAIAALGEGLAEGEDLNVLFHDAVRPLLSQRVIDDCVAALQRYQAVDVAIPSADTIIVTRTHGGDGEFITEIPDRSRLRRGQTPQAFRLSTIRRAYEVAAGDPNFQATDDCSVVLKYLPDVPINVVAGDEYNMKVTQPVDVFIADKLFQLASTAAPEQNGEEAYRELLTGKTAVIFGGSYGIGKDIAELAGSYGATVYALGRSTTGTHVENPEEVDDALSRAYAETGRIDYVVNTAGVLRIGRLAETDNATIEEALKVNYLAPVQIARSSYKYLAETKGQLLLYTSSSYTRGRAEYSLYSSTKAAMVNLTQALSDEWAAEGIRVNCINPERTATPMRTKAFGQEPAGSLLSSEAVARTSLDVLLSELTGHVIDVRQQDPTAGAARASGFEQALASVLDRQDGV
- the rpmA gene encoding 50S ribosomal protein L27, translating into MAHKKGASSTRNGRDSNAQRLGVKRFGGQVVNAGEILVRQRGTHFHPGAGVGRGGDDTLFALQAGAVEFGTSRGRKVVNIVPVA